GGCCTCCAATCATCATTTTGTATTCCAAAATAATAATGATGCTACTTTCTTTCAAAAAAATATTCGCCTTGCAATATCTCAGTTTACTATCATAAAAGGTGTTGGGGTAGATACTACCTATTATCAAGAAACCCCCGAACTATTTACACCTTTACAAGTAGTACTTATTGCAAGAATGATACGAGATAAGGGTATCGATGAGTTTATTCGAGCTGCACTTTTACTACAACCCAAATGGCAATACCAAGCTTGTTTTAGCCTTATCGGAGGCCTCGATCCCGATAGTCCTAGTGCTTATTTGGAAGAGGAGCTTCAGCAAAACCTTATTCCTGATTACCTGAATTGGTTAGGTTTTCAGGCAGATGTCAGAGAACACCTAGAGCAAGCCAATATAGTGGTACTGCCATCGTATCATGAAGGCTTGCCCAAAGTACTCTTAGAAGCTTCGGCAGTAGGAAGGGCTATTGTTGCCAGTGATTGTGCTGGTTGTACTGCCCTTATTCAGCATGGTATAAATGGTATTTTAGTGCCTATCGGTGATGCTTCTCAACTAGCCCAACAAATCCATAATTTGTTAGAAAATACAGAGCTAAGGCTTGCATTAGGAAAAGCAGCCCGACTGAAAGTAGAACAAGAATTTTCTCAAGAAATTATTTGTCAACAATTCCTGATGCTTTATCAGGCTATGCTATTGGGTAAATAATGCTTTTTAACCAACTTTGTAGTCTAGGAGTGAATTTTTATCCACAATAAAATGTGGATAACTTTGTGGATAACTCTGTTTAGAGCCATTTTGTGTGTATAACTTCCTTAAATAGATACCTGTTTTTGTATTTTTTTACGCTTTTTTTGAGAAAATCACTAAAAATCACTAGAGAGATATACTATGTTGAAAATTCTTAATATTGTAGGGGCTAGACCCAATTTTATGAAGGTAGCACCATTGCATCGGGCCTTCGAGCAACATCCTGAGATTGAATCCAAGATTGTACATACAGGTCAGCATTTTGATGCTAAAATGAGTGATGTGTTTTTTGAACAGCTCCAAATGCCAAAACCTCATTATTTTTTGGGAGTGGGAGGTGGCTCACATACCGAGGTTACCGCCCGTACAATGATAGAGTTTGAAAAAGTGATTTTAGCCGAGCAACCAGACCTTGTCTTGGTGGTTGGCGATGTCAATGCAACACTAGCCTGTACTTTGGTAGCTATCAAGCTTCATATTCCTGTAGCACACGTGGAGGCGGGCTTGCGTAGTGGCGATAGAAAAATGCCAGAAGAACTTAACCGTATTTTGACTGACAGCGTATCTGATTTTTTATTTATTACAGAACAGTCGGGGATCGATAACCTTCGACATGAAGGAGTACCCGCAGAGAAAGTATTTTTTGTAGGAAATGTCATGATTGATTCGTTGGTACACTACCTCGAAAAAGCCAAACAAACACCTGTATTGACAGAGTTAGGCTTGGCAAAAGATGAGTTTGTAGTAATGACTATGCACCGCCCTGCCAACGTAGATACTGCCGAAGGGCTTGGAGCTATTTTGACAATTATTGAAAATACTGTCCCTCATAAAAAAGTAGTATTCCCGATTCACCCACGTACGGCCAACAATCTTAAAAATGTAGGCCTGTGGGAAAAAATACAAGCCATAGAAGGGTTGGTTTTGACAGAGCCACAAGGGTACTTAGAATTTTTGCAGTTGATGCAAAATGCTAGCGTGATTGTTACAGATTCGGGGGGAATTCAGGAAGAAACTACATTCTTAAAAGTGCCTTGCCTAACTTTTAGGGACTCGACAGAACGCCCAGTAACAGTAGAATTGGGGACTAATCAATTATTGGCTGACCTTAACCCACAGACAGTACACCAAAAACTTATGGAAATTCTTTCGGGCAAAGCCAAACAAGGTATTGTCCCGCCACTGTGGGACGGTAAAACTTCGGAAAGAATAGCTCAAATTTTAGTAGATAAATTAGCATAACAATGCCATATCGCAAAAAGCCATTCTGTACTAAGCTTCTGAATGGCTTTTGCTTCAACAAACTATAATGAGGATTTGGCCGTAGGTTTGATACATCATATAAATATCAAGGCCATGAAAATCTTTCTGTCAGTAGTAATCGGATGTTTATTGTTCTCCGCACAGTCATTTGCACAGTTGTATGCTACACAAAGTGGCGAAACTAGCTTTTTCTCAGAAACTCCCATCGAAAATATTACAGCAACGAGCAAAACCGTTGGTGCTATTATCAATACCCAAACAGGCGAAATAGCTGTTAGTATGAAAATAACTTCTTTCGATTTCCCGAATAAGCTTATGCAAGAGCATTTTAATGAAAATTATCTGGAATCGACAAAGTTTCCAACCGCAACTTTCAAGGGAAAAATACAGGAGACGATAGATTATCGTAAAAACGGTACGTACAATGTTACGACAAAGGGCATTTTAACCGTTCATGGGGTAGCTCAAAATAGGGAGTTTAAAGGAAAAATCGTGATTGATGCCCTAAAAGTAACACTCACCAGCGAATTTGATGTGAAACTGGTAGACCATAACATTGAGATTCCCAAACTGGTATTTGCTAAAATAGCAGAGGTAATCAAAGTGAGGTCTTCCTACAACCTAGTACCATATAACAAGAAATAATGAGTTGTCAAGCAAGACCAATATCCAAAGTAGCAAAGTGCCTATTTGTATATTGGTTTTGCTTGATTTTAGCTTGAGAGGTTTTATGGACTAATCTTTTAACATGATTCAGAATGAAAGGATTTTATGGGCTTTTTGAACAAATTTCCTCAAAAGTTTTTTCCTGCTAGCTGGCGAAGAGACTTTTGTCGATAGTCTTTTATGCTATTCTCAAAATCTTTTCCATCTTTTTTCCTTTCGCTAATTCGTCTACCAATTTGTCGAGACACCGAACTTGTCGGGTTATTGGGTTTTCAATTTCTTCTATCCTATAGCCACAAATTACCCCTGTAATTAAGTTAGCGTTTGGATTTATGTTAGCCATCTCAAAAAATGTTTGAAAGGTTACTTTTTCGTCAACAAGTTCTTTGATTTTTCTCTCGTCAAAACCCGTCAACCACTCTATAACCTGCTGTAATTCTTCCTGAGTTCTACCTTTTTTTTCAACCTTTCTAAGATAATGAGGAAGAACAGATGCAAAGGTTATTTTTGATATTCGTTTGTTATGTTCAGGGGTTATCTCCATTTTTAGTTAAAGTTGTGACTTCAGTTTGATAATACTTTTTATCAGTTCTATAGGCAAGGGTTTGTCGAGCATAAAATGCAGGCTGTCTTTGGTTTTTTTAGCCCTATATAAAGCCACCTCATTTTCAATTTCTGGTAAGCCATAAACGGGATAAAAGCCAATATGCTTTTTGTATGCTGTAAAATACAAATGATGTTTTCCTACTTTGAAAGCGGGCATATTATAACGAATACTTTCTTCGGTGTTGGGCAACACCTCAAAAAACACTTGTCGCAGAACATTTAATTTATCCTGAGTATCAGGTTCAAATTGCGATATATATTTTTCTACTTCTGTCATTGTAGGGAGTTTTGGGCTATCATAATTTTCAGGATGAATATTCTATTAACCAACATGGGTAATGAGCAATACACGCTTTTTTATATATTTTCAATTCTAATCTTGCTTTTTGAAACCCATTTTTTAGAATGTAAGCAAATAAGTCTCCAAATTCTTGTGTAAAATGTAGCTATTATTGGTAATATTATTGGGTTTACCCTACCAATTTTGATATTGGCATAAAGTATTTAAGCTCTAATCTCCTACCAATCTATTGCCAAAACAGCGTTTATGGTGGTTTTATCCTATCATGAAAGCCCCTCCGATACAACTTCAGTTGTATTACCTATGTCATTTGTTGTATGGTAATATATTAAAAATATTGCCTATTGAAAGCATTTTTATCTAAGCAGATATTTTTGTTGCGATGCACGATTTGTCTTCATTGTTTGACTATTTAACTCTCTCAGAAGCAGAAGTTATCTATCTACTTTTCTAGAGAAGCTTTTCAACCCCTAAAGTATTAATTTAAACCCTAAGAATTGCCGCTAACAATAGTTTTTTCTGAGAGTTTATAGGTGGTATTGTATGCAATCAACCAAAGATATTTTGTTTGATTAGTAGGAATAACCTTCTAAACGAAAATTTCTCATGGGTGGGTATCTTGTCAAAATTACGAGAATAGAAGAGTGTTGTTGGTAATGAACTTATTGAAAGGATGTTATAAAAGAAACTGCCTAACAACTTGATGAAAACCGTTAGGCAGTAGAAGGAATATTAGTGAGTGTCGAGATATATCCCTTAGCCTCTTAATGAAGTGTATTTTGTAGGATACCAATGATTTTTTCTAAACCTTGAGCATCTATGTCTGAAAAATCGTTGAGCTGGTCTGAATCTACATCGAGTACCATAGATACTTGTCCATTTTTATCAAAAACAGGAAGTACAATTTCTGATTTTGATGCTGATGAGCAAGCAATATGCCCTGGAAATGCCTCTACATCGGGTACAATGATAGTTTGCTGAGTAGTGTAGCAATGTCCGCAAACTCCTTTATTGAAATTAATTCGTGTACAGGCAATAGGCCCTTGAAAAGGCCCTAATACCAATTGATTTTCTTTTTTTAAATAAAACCCAACCCAAAAAAAGCCAAAGGCTTCACGCAGTACAGCCGAAATATTAGCCAAATTGGCTATCAAATCAGTTTCATGCGTAATCAATGCTTCGATTTGAGGTGTGATAGCCTCATAAATAGCTTGACGGCTAGTAGTGGTTGGTATATATAAATTTTCGGCCATGATGAAGTGATGATTAGGCTATTAAACTTAGCCCCGTTCAGATATTGATAAAAGGTTGTTGATTAAGCCGTAGCGGTTTTAAAATACCTATCCATCCACGAATCGCCAGCTTTAACTTGCCATTTTGCCTGAAAATCATCAATATTGGCTACTAGGTTATTAAAAATAATAGTATCGGGTGTGATTATACCTTCTGCTACTAAGGGCTTGATTTTGAGCATTTCAACAGTCTGTATGGAGTTGTTGTGCCAATATGCTATTGAGCGGTCAAAAAAATTGATAGCTAGGTTTTGTCCCAAATCTTTAAGCCAACGAGTAGATGCGTCGATTGAGCATCCAGAGGCGGCATTTTGTTTCTCATCTACAGCCACTATAACAAAACGCTGGTGCAATACCTGAAACGAACCTGCCAACGGAGCACCGTGTGCAGCCCAATCGGCCACTTGATTTGACAAATATTGCTCTATAGCCAAAATTTCTGAGCTTGTTAAACTTCTGTCGGCCTGATATACCCATATACGGGCATAAGAAGGCATATTATCAAACGATATAAGCATGGTAAACGGAAATTAAAGATGATACGTAATCATGTAAAATTAGCTATTATTTATAGGACAGCCCTATTTAGTTATCGACGTAGTTTTATCGAAGCTAATGTTACTTTTTTAAAACTACATACTTGCATCAATCAGTTCCGCCAAATCATAAACTTTTACTGAATCTTCTTTTTCTTTGTTTTTTACCCCATCCGACATCATAACCATACAAAAAGGACAAGCCACTGCAATCGTCGACGCTCCTGTTTCAAGGGCATCTTCAATACGTTCTACATTAATATCTTTCTGCCCTTTTTCAGGTTCTTTAAACATCTGAGCTCCACCAGCACCACAGCATAAGCCTTTGGTACGGCAACGTTTCATTTCAACCAAGTCGGCATCGAGGGCCTCTAAAACAGCTCTTGGTGCTTCATAAACGTTGTTGGCACGGCCCAAATAGCAAGAGTCATGATAGGTGATTTTTTTACCTTTAAACTCGCCTCCCTCAGTCATTTTGACACGACCGTCATTAATAAGTTGTTGTAAAAACTCGGAATGATGAATTACTTCATAATTGCCACCAAGAGCAGGGTATTCATTTTTGAGTGTATTAAAACAATGCGGGCAAGCTGTTACAATTTTTTTGATACCATAGCCATCCAATACCTGAATATTCATGGTAGCCTGCATTTGGAAAAGAAACTCGTTGCCTGCTCTTCTGGCAGGGTCGCCTGTACAAGATTCTTCTGTGCCTAAAACCGCAAAATTAATACCCACACGATTAAGTATTTTGCAAAAAGCAATGGTTACTTTTTTATAGCGGTCGTCAAAAGAACCTGCACAACCTACCCAAAAAAGAATCTCGGGCATTTGGCCATTCATGGCTAATTCGGCCATAGTGGGCACTTTAAATTCTATTTCTTGTGACATATTCCTTAGCGTTTATTGAGGCTCTTTACAACAAGCCTATGTAATCAATTAAGAAGATTGTTTTTGATAAAACAATAATTATTTGGTATTATGAGTCAATACAACTTGGTCTAAAAAGGCTTCGGTTGCTTTTTGTACGTTAGCATAATCATTTGAAAGTACGTAAGAACCAATCACATGATGTCCAGCATTAGGAAAGGCCTGTTGGCGTTTTAGGGTATTAGGTACACCCAATTCTTCGTACATTTTTAGCATAGCAGGCACCGATACAACTTTGTCTTGTTCTTCTTCATTTTTGTAATAATACCCCAAAAAAGTAGGGCATTTTACCTGCTCGAAGGTACTCGGAATCATAACATTCGTCAAAAAATTTTGTAAAGCAATTAACCCATCAACATGATAGTGCATCGACCAATATTGAGCATGCAAAGGGTTGTTGGGTTGTAAGTCACGTATTTCTGACCCCATTACCATTGTGGCAATTTTTTTGCCCCAATGATTGTCTAGCAAAGTGGCATTATCATCATAAATTTTGATGCAGGGCGAGTATAGGGCTATTGCTTTGATTTCGGGGTGGTGAGATGCTAAATACAGTGTCAAAGCTCCTCCAAAAGAAGTACCAATAATAATAACCTCATTGCCTAGCTTCTTGGTAATTGCCAAGGCTTTTTCTACCGAAACAATAATTTCGTCGGTACTAAGGTTTTGCATAGTAGCATCGCCAAGGTCTATGCCATGCCCAGCCAAACGAGCCAAATATAAGTTTGCACCATATTTTTTGGCAATATTGGTATGAACAGGGTCGCCTTCTTCTTGGCTTGCCGAAAAACCATGAATATATAAAAATGCCAATGGCGTTTTCTTTTTCTGAATAGAATCGGCCCAAACAATTCTTGCTTCATTGTCTGGACGAATACCCTTTTCGGCTTTTTCTTCGGCCTTGACTTGGGCATCGAGTTCAGTCAAAGAGTTGGGCAAAGCAAAAGAATAATTTTGGAATTGTGGGGCTTTGGGCTTAGGGCCTAAATAATACAGCACTATGCCTAATACAATAATGGTGGCTATCACTTTCAAACTATTTTTCATGATATATCAACGTTTATGAAGCTATAAACTAACAAACAGCAAGTTACAAATGTGTTTGAATGAATGATAATTGAATGTGTTAATTTGTTAAAAACAAGATTAAATCCATTGGTATTATCCGTTTAGTTTATCAGCCCAATTAAATCGGTCGGCGGGCGAGAACTTCCAAGGGGCTTGGTTGTTCTCTAAGTTAGAAAACATAGCGTTCCATGAGGCAGGTGCATCAGACTCTTCCATAATTTGGTAGCGACGCAACTGCAAAATAATGTCTAAAGGCGAAATATTGATAGGACATTCTTGCACACAAGCGTTGCAAGTGGTACAAGCCCGTAATTCTTCTGCCGAGATATAATCGCCATAAAGCGATTTTCCATCATCAACAAACATTCCTTTGTTGAGTTCCATATTGCGGCCAACCTCTTCAAGGCGGTCGCGGGTATCCATCATAATTTTACGAGGCGACAGAACCTTTCCTGTTAAATTGGCTGGACACTGAGAGGTACAACGGCCGCATTCGGTGCAAGAGTAAGCGTCCATTAAGTTTTTCCAAGTTAAATCTTGTATATCCTTTGCACCAAAGCGAGCTATTTCTGTAGGCGTGTCGCTCGATGGTTGAGCCAAACCTAGCATAATCTGTACTTCCTGTGTTACCGCTGGCATATTGGCTATTTCTCCCTTCGATTTGAGGTTAGAGAAATAAGTATTAGGGAAAGCCAAAAAGATATGTAAATGTTTAGAATACGTTACATAAATCGCAAAGCCCAAAATACCCAAAATATGTAACCACCAAGCAATTCTTTCGTAAACTACCAATGCAGTCGTATTCCAACCCTCAAATAAAGGCTTTAGAAGGCCACTAAAGAAGAAATTACCTACAAAATGATAATGTCCTTCACCACGACTCTGTAAAACGCTGTCAGCGGCATTCATTGTTAATAAGAAAGCCATGAGGACAATCTCTGAAAGAAGAATCGTATTTCCATCAATTACAGGAAAGCCATTGAGTTCGCGGTGACGAGTAGCTTGTAGGCGGTCTACTTTAGTAATATTACGACGAACCAAGAAAATCATACACACAAGCAGTACACCCACAGCCATTGTTTCAAAGAAATTAATAAGTACAGCGTATGTTTCGCCCAAAAAAGGAGCAAAAAGGCGGTGTGTCCCCAAAATACCATCAAGCACAATTTCTAGCACCTCGACATTGATAAGCAAAAAACCTGCATATATCACAAAGTGAAGTAGGCCAATAATAGGCCTGTCAAACATTTTCTTCTGGCCAAAAGCAATTTTCAGCATCATTGCACGCCTTTCTTCTGGTTGGTCATAGCGATTTTCATCTCTACCCAGCAAAATCGTGTTTCTGATAATGCTAATGCGTTTTGTAATAAAATACCCTGCTGTTGCCAAAGCTAGCAGAAATAGAATTTGTTGTAAGAAATACATAGGATATATGTTTGGGTTATACACTTGGCCAAAGAGGGCTTATTGGGAAGGGTATCGGACAAAAAATGCTCTAATACTGCCAATATAAGGTTCTCAAAGACCAAAATTTACCTTTTTCTTGAATAAACTGTATATTGCAAAGATGGCTAATTCTAAAATAGTATGCAAGCATACTATTTATATTTTTTTCATTTTTTTTCAAAAAAATATTTTGATGTAAATTGCTGATTTTCAAATAAAAAGCCCCTTGGTTTGAAAATTTTACACTTTTTTTTATTTTTTTTTGTGAAAACATTTTGGTTTTTAAAATCTATCCTCTAATTTTGCAGTCCCGAAACACACGAACAAAACACGAAAATGTAACGGGAAATCAGAACGGTGAAGTAGCTCAGTTGGTAGAGCATCGGACTGAAAATCCGTGTGTCGGCGGTTCGAGTCCGCCCTTTACCACAATGGCACAAGAAAAACCCTTAACAATCAATTTGTTAAGGGTTTTGTCTTTTCACGGGGGACACCTTGAAAGGTTTTAAGTTGATTTTTGAATAAAATAAAAAAGGGAGTCGCAAAACGCTACCCCACCAAAACAAAAAACGCTCCCTAAATATGAAGAAAGTTTCAACGTAACACCTAACAAACTAAAATAGTATTTTGACAATCATTTCTAAATGTATTCTTCCTCAAAATCAATTCCCAACTTAATAACAGTTAAATCTGTTTTATAGATGCCTTGCATTTTGTTATGTAATTCAATAGCTTTCAATACGTCCATAACATCGGGTTCTGTATCAATTATCAACGATTCCCCATTTGATACAATCACTCATTCATAAATCAATCATGTAGAAAATGGGCGGAGGTTATTTATACAATCTCCATACGCAACTGTTTACCCAATCCTAATTCAACAATCTTGTGGAGGGTTTCTACTTGAATATCAGATTTACCGTTTTCTATTCTTGAAATATAATTACGGGTTGTTCCTGCATTAATCGCTACGTCTGTTTGTGTCAATCCTGCCTTTTCCCTTACCTGTTTTAGCATTGTTCCTATTGGCAAGGGTTCAATACTGCGTACAAAAATACTTTCTTGATAAAGGGTGTCGGGGTCTAAATCAGTAGGGGCGGTTTGTGTTTTCCCTTTCCAAGTAAATGTTGTAGGGTAATTTTTCCATTCCAAAGTACGGGGCGGTTCGTTGGTGACGGTTACACCTTTAAACACCTCCCACGCTGTCAGACCTAACAAATGGGTGTCTTCTGATTCTTTCCAATTCTCAAAAAACTTGGTAAAATCATTGATGCGTATTTCTCCATTATTCCAAAGGGCTGTAATTTTAAACGGCTCAACGTTCAATATTTTTGATATTCTAACTAACTGGTTCATATTCTTTTGATTTTAGGATTCAAATTATAAAATTCTTCCAAAAGGTCGTCTTGGTTCTCTTTCACGAATAGTAACACTTTGCGGAGGTGCGTTTTAGGTAAGTTTCCAACCATTTCAGA
The DNA window shown above is from Flectobacillus major DSM 103 and carries:
- a CDS encoding glycosyltransferase family 4 protein; translated protein: MSNLTSPHLFLVVNVDWFFLSHRLAIALATLHQGYRVTIVTRDTGHRSTIESYGFTMIDLPMKRSGKNLWEELKVIYFLWKTYQQNHPDLIHHVGIKLILWGSIANFWAKKAPVINAVSGLGSSLSSKKWSFEKILLRLLQTLLRASNHHFVFQNNNDATFFQKNIRLAISQFTIIKGVGVDTTYYQETPELFTPLQVVLIARMIRDKGIDEFIRAALLLQPKWQYQACFSLIGGLDPDSPSAYLEEELQQNLIPDYLNWLGFQADVREHLEQANIVVLPSYHEGLPKVLLEASAVGRAIVASDCAGCTALIQHGINGILVPIGDASQLAQQIHNLLENTELRLALGKAARLKVEQEFSQEIICQQFLMLYQAMLLGK
- the wecB gene encoding non-hydrolyzing UDP-N-acetylglucosamine 2-epimerase, translating into MLKILNIVGARPNFMKVAPLHRAFEQHPEIESKIVHTGQHFDAKMSDVFFEQLQMPKPHYFLGVGGGSHTEVTARTMIEFEKVILAEQPDLVLVVGDVNATLACTLVAIKLHIPVAHVEAGLRSGDRKMPEELNRILTDSVSDFLFITEQSGIDNLRHEGVPAEKVFFVGNVMIDSLVHYLEKAKQTPVLTELGLAKDEFVVMTMHRPANVDTAEGLGAILTIIENTVPHKKVVFPIHPRTANNLKNVGLWEKIQAIEGLVLTEPQGYLEFLQLMQNASVIVTDSGGIQEETTFLKVPCLTFRDSTERPVTVELGTNQLLADLNPQTVHQKLMEILSGKAKQGIVPPLWDGKTSERIAQILVDKLA
- a CDS encoding YceI family protein, translated to MKIFLSVVIGCLLFSAQSFAQLYATQSGETSFFSETPIENITATSKTVGAIINTQTGEIAVSMKITSFDFPNKLMQEHFNENYLESTKFPTATFKGKIQETIDYRKNGTYNVTTKGILTVHGVAQNREFKGKIVIDALKVTLTSEFDVKLVDHNIEIPKLVFAKIAEVIKVRSSYNLVPYNKK
- a CDS encoding DUF2200 domain-containing protein, with amino-acid sequence MEITPEHNKRISKITFASVLPHYLRKVEKKGRTQEELQQVIEWLTGFDERKIKELVDEKVTFQTFFEMANINPNANLITGVICGYRIEEIENPITRQVRCLDKLVDELAKGKKMEKILRIA
- a CDS encoding iron chaperone; this encodes MTEVEKYISQFEPDTQDKLNVLRQVFFEVLPNTEESIRYNMPAFKVGKHHLYFTAYKKHIGFYPVYGLPEIENEVALYRAKKTKDSLHFMLDKPLPIELIKSIIKLKSQL
- a CDS encoding GAF domain-containing protein, with protein sequence MAENLYIPTTTSRQAIYEAITPQIEALITHETDLIANLANISAVLREAFGFFWVGFYLKKENQLVLGPFQGPIACTRINFNKGVCGHCYTTQQTIIVPDVEAFPGHIACSSASKSEIVLPVFDKNGQVSMVLDVDSDQLNDFSDIDAQGLEKIIGILQNTLH
- a CDS encoding (Fe-S)-binding protein, producing MSQEIEFKVPTMAELAMNGQMPEILFWVGCAGSFDDRYKKVTIAFCKILNRVGINFAVLGTEESCTGDPARRAGNEFLFQMQATMNIQVLDGYGIKKIVTACPHCFNTLKNEYPALGGNYEVIHHSEFLQQLINDGRVKMTEGGEFKGKKITYHDSCYLGRANNVYEAPRAVLEALDADLVEMKRCRTKGLCCGAGGAQMFKEPEKGQKDINVERIEDALETGASTIAVACPFCMVMMSDGVKNKEKEDSVKVYDLAELIDASM
- a CDS encoding alpha/beta hydrolase; this encodes MKNSLKVIATIIVLGIVLYYLGPKPKAPQFQNYSFALPNSLTELDAQVKAEEKAEKGIRPDNEARIVWADSIQKKKTPLAFLYIHGFSASQEEGDPVHTNIAKKYGANLYLARLAGHGIDLGDATMQNLSTDEIIVSVEKALAITKKLGNEVIIIGTSFGGALTLYLASHHPEIKAIALYSPCIKIYDDNATLLDNHWGKKIATMVMGSEIRDLQPNNPLHAQYWSMHYHVDGLIALQNFLTNVMIPSTFEQVKCPTFLGYYYKNEEEQDKVVSVPAMLKMYEELGVPNTLKRQQAFPNAGHHVIGSYVLSNDYANVQKATEAFLDQVVLTHNTK
- a CDS encoding (Fe-S)-binding protein → MYFLQQILFLLALATAGYFITKRISIIRNTILLGRDENRYDQPEERRAMMLKIAFGQKKMFDRPIIGLLHFVIYAGFLLINVEVLEIVLDGILGTHRLFAPFLGETYAVLINFFETMAVGVLLVCMIFLVRRNITKVDRLQATRHRELNGFPVIDGNTILLSEIVLMAFLLTMNAADSVLQSRGEGHYHFVGNFFFSGLLKPLFEGWNTTALVVYERIAWWLHILGILGFAIYVTYSKHLHIFLAFPNTYFSNLKSKGEIANMPAVTQEVQIMLGLAQPSSDTPTEIARFGAKDIQDLTWKNLMDAYSCTECGRCTSQCPANLTGKVLSPRKIMMDTRDRLEEVGRNMELNKGMFVDDGKSLYGDYISAEELRACTTCNACVQECPINISPLDIILQLRRYQIMEESDAPASWNAMFSNLENNQAPWKFSPADRFNWADKLNG
- a CDS encoding helix-turn-helix domain-containing protein; this translates as MNQLVRISKILNVEPFKITALWNNGEIRINDFTKFFENWKESEDTHLLGLTAWEVFKGVTVTNEPPRTLEWKNYPTTFTWKGKTQTAPTDLDPDTLYQESIFVRSIEPLPIGTMLKQVREKAGLTQTDVAINAGTTRNYISRIENGKSDIQVETLHKIVELGLGKQLRMEIV
- a CDS encoding DUF4160 domain-containing protein — translated: MPVYEFLDGIKINVYRNDHVPPHIHASIGEYESLIDIKKVSEMVGNLPKTHLRKVLLFVKENQDDLLEEFYNLNPKIKRI